One genomic window of Conyzicola nivalis includes the following:
- the mfd gene encoding transcription-repair coupling factor: MILEGLITALSRAHTFEEALSYATRNAEFSLVDGLRAPLIAGLLAKRPEAQALLAIVSTGRESEALRESLSSVLPNAEIIEFPAWETLPHERLSPSSETVGKRISALRRLAEWDRSRPIIVVASVRAALQPLADNLIETPTIDLKAGGRGYSLPGITLELIDLAYSRVDMVTRRGEFAVRGGILDVFAPTDEHPLRLEFFGDELEQIRPFSVSDQRSLADTVEHAQLPPSRELLLSPAVRQRAREMQHEFPGLAQMLAKIGEGIPVDGMESLAPALLDRLVPLTHYLPDEAAVVVLSPEKVATRAVSLVETNQEFLAAAWNAATAGAEAPIDLDAGDFVTLNALRASAGKRAWWTMSSFDSGAATDPELVEGGGASTGSATGSALEARVAATLDADDHYVRIDATAVPSFAGQPTGAIDHVEQLLRDGWNVAIVARGQGLVERAVDVLAERELAGRLVDSFPSTGSGTVLEPGVAYLLKASAEHGFELPEIKFALLNESEFYGRAVGYDARQVKKLASRRKNVVDPLQLKNGDFVVHQTHGIGKFIELVQREVSSGGRNAVKRSREFLVIEYAPGKRGMPGDKLYVPTDQLDLLSRYVGGEAPSLSKMGGSDWSNAKNKARKAVRDIAVELVKLYSARMASKGHAFPKDTPWQRELEDAFPFAETVDQLTTIDEVKADMERPIPMDRLLSGDVGYGKTEVAVRAAFKAVQDGKQVAMIVPTTLLVRQHMETFAERFAGFPVHLRALSRFQTEKESKETLAGLADGTVDVVIGTHRLLGSGIAFKDLGLVIIDEEQRFGVEHKDALKKLKTNVDILAMTATPIPRTLEMAVTGIREMSTLATPPEDRHPILSFVGPYSDKQVSAAIRRELLREGQVFFVHNRVSSINRVAAQLSELVPEARIAIAHGQLPESVLEQVMVDFWERKFDVLVSTTIVETGLDIANANTLIIDRADKYGLSQLHQLRGRVGRGRERAYAYFLYDEMKPLSETAHERLSTIAANNELGAGMQIALRDLEIRGAGNLLGGEQSGHIAGVGFDLYLRMIGEAVSTFRGDVAEGQTELRLELPVDAHIPEEYVESERLRLEAYQKLSTASAPASTPEQIDLVLEELADRYGEPPEQVTNLIAVSRLRRMAVKAGLSEVVAMGGNLRIAGVALADSIQIRLQRMYPGSKYFAANAAVAIPMPRVNGEPLDDAALIAWTNTLLVAIFGAELAEATPTA, encoded by the coding sequence GTGATACTCGAAGGTTTGATTACGGCGCTTTCGCGCGCCCACACGTTCGAGGAAGCACTCTCGTACGCCACCCGCAACGCAGAATTCTCGCTCGTCGACGGGCTCCGTGCCCCGCTCATCGCCGGCCTGCTGGCCAAGCGGCCAGAAGCGCAGGCGCTGCTCGCGATCGTGTCGACCGGGCGCGAGAGCGAAGCGCTGCGCGAGTCGCTGTCGTCGGTGCTGCCGAACGCCGAGATCATCGAGTTCCCGGCGTGGGAGACGCTGCCGCACGAGCGGCTCAGCCCGAGCAGCGAGACCGTGGGCAAGCGCATCTCCGCGCTGCGCCGCCTCGCCGAATGGGACCGCTCGCGCCCGATCATCGTCGTCGCCAGCGTGCGCGCCGCCCTGCAGCCGCTCGCCGACAACCTCATCGAGACGCCGACCATCGACCTCAAGGCCGGCGGACGCGGCTACAGCCTGCCCGGCATCACGCTCGAGCTCATCGACCTCGCCTACTCGCGCGTCGACATGGTGACGCGTCGCGGCGAGTTCGCCGTGCGCGGCGGCATTCTCGACGTCTTCGCCCCCACCGACGAGCACCCCCTGCGCCTCGAGTTCTTCGGCGACGAGCTGGAGCAGATCCGCCCGTTCTCGGTCTCCGATCAGCGCTCGCTGGCCGACACCGTGGAGCACGCGCAACTTCCGCCCAGCCGCGAGCTGCTGCTCAGCCCCGCTGTGCGCCAGCGCGCCCGCGAGATGCAGCACGAGTTTCCGGGTCTCGCCCAGATGCTCGCGAAGATCGGCGAGGGCATCCCCGTCGACGGCATGGAGTCGCTCGCGCCCGCGCTGCTCGACCGACTGGTGCCGCTCACCCACTACCTGCCCGACGAGGCCGCGGTCGTCGTGCTCTCGCCCGAGAAGGTCGCGACGCGTGCCGTGAGCCTCGTCGAGACCAACCAGGAGTTCCTCGCCGCCGCCTGGAACGCCGCCACCGCGGGCGCCGAAGCACCGATCGACCTCGACGCGGGCGACTTCGTGACGCTGAACGCGCTGCGGGCTTCGGCCGGCAAGCGCGCCTGGTGGACCATGAGTTCGTTCGACAGCGGTGCGGCCACGGACCCTGAGCTTGTCGAAGGGGGCGGCGCTTCGACAGGCTCAGCGACCGGGAGCGCCTTGGAAGCCCGCGTCGCCGCCACCCTCGATGCCGACGACCACTACGTGCGCATCGACGCGACCGCCGTGCCGAGCTTCGCCGGACAGCCGACCGGCGCCATCGACCACGTCGAGCAACTGCTGCGCGACGGCTGGAACGTAGCCATCGTCGCGCGCGGCCAGGGCCTGGTCGAGCGCGCCGTCGACGTGCTCGCCGAGCGCGAGCTGGCGGGGCGGCTCGTGGATTCGTTCCCTTCGACGGGCTCAGGGACCGTGCTGGAACCCGGCGTCGCCTACCTGCTCAAGGCCTCGGCCGAGCACGGGTTCGAGCTGCCCGAGATCAAGTTCGCCCTGCTCAACGAGAGCGAGTTCTACGGCCGCGCCGTCGGCTACGACGCGCGCCAGGTCAAGAAGCTCGCCAGCCGCCGCAAGAACGTCGTCGACCCGCTGCAGCTGAAGAACGGCGACTTCGTCGTGCACCAGACCCACGGCATCGGCAAGTTCATCGAACTCGTGCAGCGCGAGGTCTCCAGTGGCGGACGCAACGCCGTCAAGCGCAGCCGCGAGTTCCTCGTCATCGAATACGCCCCGGGCAAGCGGGGCATGCCGGGCGACAAGCTCTACGTACCCACCGACCAGCTCGACCTGCTCAGCCGCTACGTCGGCGGCGAGGCACCCAGCCTCAGCAAGATGGGCGGCAGCGACTGGTCGAACGCCAAGAACAAGGCGCGCAAGGCCGTGCGCGACATCGCGGTCGAGCTCGTCAAGCTCTACTCGGCGCGCATGGCGTCGAAGGGCCACGCCTTCCCGAAGGACACGCCCTGGCAGCGCGAGCTCGAAGACGCCTTCCCGTTCGCCGAGACCGTCGACCAGCTCACGACCATCGACGAGGTCAAGGCCGACATGGAGCGCCCCATCCCGATGGACCGCCTGCTCTCGGGCGACGTCGGCTACGGCAAGACCGAGGTCGCCGTGCGCGCCGCGTTCAAGGCCGTGCAAGACGGCAAGCAGGTCGCCATGATCGTGCCGACCACGCTGCTCGTGCGCCAGCACATGGAGACCTTCGCCGAGCGCTTCGCCGGGTTCCCGGTGCACCTGCGCGCCCTCAGCCGGTTCCAGACCGAGAAGGAATCGAAGGAGACCCTGGCGGGCCTCGCGGATGGCACGGTCGACGTCGTCATCGGAACACACCGTCTGCTCGGCTCGGGCATCGCCTTCAAAGACCTCGGCCTGGTGATCATCGACGAGGAGCAGCGTTTCGGCGTCGAGCACAAGGACGCGCTGAAGAAGCTGAAGACCAACGTCGACATCCTCGCGATGACCGCGACCCCGATTCCCCGCACCCTCGAGATGGCGGTCACGGGCATCCGCGAAATGTCGACCCTCGCGACCCCGCCCGAAGACCGCCACCCGATCCTCTCGTTCGTCGGCCCGTACAGCGATAAGCAGGTGTCCGCCGCGATCCGCCGTGAGCTGCTGCGCGAGGGCCAGGTCTTCTTCGTGCACAACCGCGTGTCATCCATCAACCGCGTCGCGGCCCAGCTCTCCGAGCTCGTACCCGAGGCGCGCATCGCGATCGCCCACGGCCAGCTGCCCGAGAGCGTGCTCGAACAGGTGATGGTCGACTTCTGGGAGCGCAAGTTCGACGTCCTCGTCTCTACGACTATCGTCGAGACCGGCCTCGACATCGCCAACGCGAACACGCTCATCATCGACCGCGCCGACAAGTACGGGCTCAGCCAACTGCACCAGCTGCGCGGCCGTGTCGGTCGCGGACGCGAACGCGCCTACGCCTACTTCCTCTACGACGAGATGAAGCCGCTGTCGGAGACAGCCCACGAGCGTCTGTCCACGATCGCCGCCAACAACGAGCTCGGCGCCGGCATGCAGATCGCGCTGCGCGACCTCGAGATCCGCGGTGCGGGCAACCTGCTCGGCGGAGAGCAGAGCGGACACATCGCGGGCGTCGGATTCGACCTCTACCTGCGGATGATCGGGGAGGCCGTTTCGACCTTCCGTGGTGACGTCGCCGAGGGCCAGACCGAACTGCGTCTCGAGCTGCCCGTCGACGCGCACATCCCCGAGGAGTACGTCGAGAGCGAACGCCTTCGCCTCGAGGCGTACCAGAAGCTCTCGACCGCCTCGGCGCCTGCCTCGACCCCCGAGCAGATCGATCTCGTGCTCGAGGAGCTCGCGGACCGCTACGGCGAGCCGCCCGAGCAGGTGACGAACCTCATCGCGGTGTCCCGCCTGCGTCGCATGGCCGTGAAGGCCGGGCTCAGCGAGGTCGTCGCGATGGGCGGCAACCTGCGCATCGCCGGCGTCGCGCTGGCCGACTCGATCCAGATCCGGCTGCAGCGCATGTACCCGGGATCGAAGTACTTCGCCGCGAACGCCGCGGTCGCGATCCCCATGCCGCGCGTCAACGGCGAGCCGCTCGACGACGCCGCCCTCATCGCCTGGACGAATACCCTCCTGGTAGCCATCTTCGGCGCCGAGCTCGCGGAGGCCACCCCCACTGCCTAA
- a CDS encoding 50S ribosomal protein L25/general stress protein Ctc, protein MAQAEISNHLVTEIRESFGKGAARKIRAVGKIPAVIYGHGTEPQHVTLPGHEVSLILRKSNQILELDIQGKVQLALVKDVQKDPVRQIIEHIDLIVVRKGEKVIIDVPVHLDGEAAPGTTVNQDSNTISLEALATAIPESVSVSIEGAEDGTQIFAKDLVLPEGASLITDEDTLIVSISIAQEQDLGEDAEEAPAEGEDAPAAE, encoded by the coding sequence ATGGCTCAGGCCGAAATCAGCAACCACCTCGTCACCGAGATCCGCGAGAGCTTCGGCAAGGGTGCGGCTCGCAAGATCCGCGCCGTCGGCAAGATCCCCGCCGTCATCTACGGACACGGCACCGAGCCGCAGCACGTCACCCTGCCGGGCCACGAGGTCAGCCTCATCCTGCGCAAGTCGAACCAGATCCTCGAGCTCGACATCCAGGGCAAGGTCCAGCTCGCGCTGGTCAAGGACGTTCAGAAGGACCCGGTTCGCCAGATCATCGAGCACATCGACCTCATCGTCGTGCGCAAGGGCGAGAAGGTCATCATCGACGTTCCCGTGCACCTCGACGGCGAAGCTGCTCCCGGAACGACCGTCAACCAGGACTCGAACACCATCTCGCTCGAGGCCCTCGCGACCGCGATCCCCGAGTCGGTCTCCGTGTCGATCGAGGGCGCCGAAGACGGCACCCAGATCTTCGCGAAGGACCTCGTCCTTCCCGAGGGCGCGTCGCTCATCACCGACGAGGACACCCTCATCGTCTCGATCTCGATCGCTCAGGAGCAGGACCTTGGCGAGGACGCCGAAGAGGCTCCCGCCGAGGGCGAAGACGCTCCGGCCGCCGAGTAG
- a CDS encoding SDR family oxidoreductase — MGSTLFNLTGRIALVTGSSRGIGKAIARGLAEAGATVVLHGRDERRLAETTAEFEAEFGAVKSIAFDITDAEAVARGIRSVESEVGPIRILVNNAGVQHRVPLLDLAVEDWDRVLRTNLTSAFLVGREVARGMIERGGGKIVNVASVQTDLARPTIAPYTASKGGVRNLTRAMTAEWAEHDIQVNAIAPGYIHTEMTQNLVDDESFNSWIVGRTPAHRWGTTADIVGPAVWLASDGSNFVNGQVIFIDGGMTVVV, encoded by the coding sequence ATGGGCTCGACTCTCTTCAATCTCACCGGGCGTATCGCGCTCGTCACCGGTTCCAGCCGGGGCATCGGCAAGGCCATCGCGCGCGGACTCGCCGAGGCGGGCGCGACTGTCGTGCTGCACGGCCGGGACGAGCGCCGCCTCGCCGAGACGACCGCCGAGTTCGAGGCCGAGTTCGGTGCGGTCAAGTCGATCGCGTTCGACATCACCGACGCCGAGGCGGTGGCCCGTGGCATCCGCTCGGTCGAGTCCGAGGTCGGGCCCATCCGCATCCTCGTCAACAACGCCGGCGTGCAGCACCGGGTCCCGCTTCTCGACCTCGCGGTCGAGGACTGGGACCGGGTGCTGCGCACCAACCTCACGAGCGCGTTCCTCGTCGGGCGGGAGGTCGCGCGCGGCATGATCGAGCGCGGCGGCGGCAAGATCGTCAACGTCGCCTCGGTACAGACCGACCTGGCCCGACCGACGATCGCGCCCTACACGGCCTCGAAGGGCGGCGTGCGCAACCTCACGCGGGCGATGACCGCGGAGTGGGCCGAGCACGACATCCAGGTCAACGCGATCGCGCCGGGCTACATCCACACCGAGATGACGCAGAACCTCGTCGACGACGAGTCGTTCAACTCGTGGATCGTCGGCCGCACCCCCGCTCATCGCTGGGGCACGACGGCCGACATCGTGGGCCCGGCCGTCTGGCTCGCGTCGGACGGCTCCAACTTCGTGAACGGACAGGTCATCTTCATCGATGGCGGAATGACGGTGGTGGTGTGA
- a CDS encoding NAD-dependent epimerase/dehydratase family protein has protein sequence MRVLLAGSTGEIGRLLVPLLVRSGHVVTGVARRPTGVTLFGSTELEADIIDRESLLAAVDGLEFDAVIHQATALTREPRRYSHMHQTNRLRMEGTSALIAAARATGATRFVSASAFYGYGFENFGEKPVDEDSAFGGRPGGPIDEVHRALLSNEQQTRAFGGVALRYGLFYRGRGPIPTVVSDAAGVLPFVHVEDAAAATVAALEAPAGSVYNVVDDTPATWREVHEARARAFESPDPTVVPSWWMRRTAPYRAELLTATSIRVSNARARAELGWAPAYPSYREGIRSAVTDAAHARAVLASPSRASGATQGSA, from the coding sequence ATGCGCGTTCTACTTGCCGGTTCGACCGGAGAAATAGGGCGTCTCCTTGTGCCTCTCCTGGTGCGTTCCGGCCACGTGGTCACCGGTGTCGCCCGCCGCCCCACGGGGGTCACGTTGTTCGGCTCGACCGAGCTCGAGGCAGACATCATCGACCGTGAGTCGCTGCTCGCCGCCGTCGACGGACTCGAGTTCGACGCCGTCATCCATCAGGCCACAGCGCTGACCCGCGAACCCCGCCGCTACTCCCACATGCACCAGACCAACCGCCTGCGCATGGAGGGCACGAGCGCCCTCATCGCGGCGGCCCGCGCGACCGGCGCCACGCGCTTCGTCTCCGCCTCCGCGTTCTACGGCTACGGATTCGAGAACTTCGGCGAGAAGCCCGTCGACGAAGACTCTGCCTTCGGCGGACGCCCCGGCGGACCGATCGACGAGGTGCACCGCGCACTGCTCAGCAACGAGCAGCAGACGCGCGCGTTCGGCGGAGTCGCCCTGCGCTACGGGCTGTTCTACCGCGGCCGTGGACCCATCCCGACCGTCGTCTCCGACGCCGCCGGCGTGCTGCCGTTCGTGCACGTCGAGGATGCTGCGGCCGCCACCGTCGCCGCGCTGGAGGCACCCGCCGGCTCGGTGTACAACGTCGTCGACGACACCCCCGCGACGTGGCGCGAGGTGCACGAGGCTCGAGCGCGGGCCTTCGAGTCGCCAGACCCGACGGTCGTGCCGTCGTGGTGGATGCGCCGCACCGCCCCGTACCGCGCAGAACTGCTGACCGCGACATCCATCAGGGTCTCGAACGCGCGTGCGCGTGCCGAACTCGGCTGGGCGCCCGCCTACCCCTCCTACCGCGAGGGCATCAGGAGCGCGGTGACGGATGCGGCCCACGCCCGCGCCGTGTTGGCGAGCCCGTCGCGGGCCTCGGGCGCGACGCAGGGCTCGGCCTAG
- a CDS encoding phosphoketolase family protein, whose amino-acid sequence MNAWQYREPHILDSEGLEQLNTWWRAANYLSVGQIYLLDNPLLTVPLTKEHIKPRLLGHWGTTPGLNFIYAHLNRVIRERDLNTIYITGPGHGGPGMVANAYLDGTYSEIYNTIEKTEDGVRRLFRQFSFPGGIPSHVAPETPGSIHEGGELGYSLSHAYGAAFDNPDLLVAAVVGDGEAETGPLATSWHSNKFVDPVNDGVVLPILHLNGYKIANPSLLARIPEEELLQLMRGYGHTPYVVSGGFDDEDPIAVHARLAETMDVVLNQIAQIKADAAAGALDGRPAWPMIILRTPKGWTCPKEIDGHPAENNWRSHQVPLSNARDTEEHTRLLESWLRSYKPEELFDETGAVTAEATALAPEGDRRMSANPVANGGLLRQALKLPDFREYAVDVESPGASASEATAILGNWLRDVITKNPTNFRIFGPDETASNRLQAVFEVTDKQWDAGTLPIDSDNHLARAGRVIEMLSEHQCQGWLEGYLLTGRHGIINSYEAFIHIVDSMFNQHAKWLKSSRHIEWRRPVASLNYLLSSHVWRQDHNGASHQDPGFIDHVVNKKADVVRVYLPFDANTLLSTYDHCLRSVDYVNVVVAGKQPAPNWLTMDQAIDHCTRGLGLFDWAGTEVAGEAPDVVLASAGDVPTLEMLAAASILREKVPYLKVRVVNVVDLMRLQTEGEHPHGLSDKEYDAIFTTDKPVIFAYHGYPWLIHRLTYRRHGHNNLHVRGFKEEGTTTTPFDMVMLNDIDRYKLVIDVLDRVPGLAEREGSLRQQMQDSRSRARAYTRSHGEDIPEVTEWSWGGKSSASAFSDSGGDNV is encoded by the coding sequence ATGAACGCCTGGCAGTACCGCGAACCGCACATCCTCGATTCCGAAGGCCTCGAACAACTGAACACCTGGTGGAGGGCGGCGAACTACCTGTCAGTCGGCCAGATCTACCTACTCGACAACCCGCTGCTCACGGTGCCGCTCACGAAGGAGCACATCAAGCCGCGTCTGCTCGGCCACTGGGGAACCACCCCCGGCCTGAACTTCATCTACGCACACCTCAACCGTGTCATCCGAGAGCGCGACCTCAACACGATCTACATCACCGGCCCCGGCCACGGCGGTCCGGGCATGGTGGCAAACGCCTACCTCGACGGCACGTACAGCGAGATCTACAACACCATCGAGAAGACCGAAGACGGTGTGCGCCGGCTGTTCCGCCAGTTCTCGTTTCCGGGCGGCATCCCGAGCCACGTCGCGCCCGAGACGCCGGGTTCGATCCACGAGGGCGGCGAGCTCGGCTACTCGCTGAGCCACGCCTACGGCGCCGCTTTCGACAACCCCGATCTGCTGGTCGCGGCGGTCGTCGGCGACGGCGAGGCCGAGACGGGCCCGCTCGCCACCAGCTGGCACTCCAACAAGTTCGTCGACCCGGTGAACGACGGCGTCGTGCTGCCGATCCTGCACCTCAACGGCTACAAGATCGCCAACCCGAGCCTGCTCGCCCGCATCCCCGAGGAGGAGCTGCTGCAGCTCATGCGCGGCTACGGGCACACCCCCTACGTCGTCAGCGGCGGGTTCGACGACGAAGACCCGATCGCCGTGCACGCGCGCCTCGCCGAGACGATGGACGTGGTTCTCAACCAGATCGCGCAGATCAAGGCGGATGCCGCGGCGGGCGCCCTCGACGGACGCCCGGCCTGGCCTATGATCATCCTGCGCACCCCGAAGGGCTGGACCTGCCCCAAGGAGATCGACGGACACCCCGCCGAGAACAACTGGCGTTCGCACCAGGTTCCGCTGTCGAACGCCCGCGACACCGAGGAGCACACGCGCCTGCTCGAGAGCTGGCTGCGCTCGTACAAGCCCGAGGAGCTCTTCGACGAGACCGGCGCCGTCACCGCCGAGGCCACGGCCTTGGCCCCGGAGGGCGACCGGCGGATGAGCGCTAACCCCGTCGCGAACGGCGGGCTGCTGCGTCAGGCACTGAAGCTGCCCGACTTCCGCGAGTATGCCGTCGACGTGGAGAGCCCGGGCGCATCCGCGAGCGAAGCCACCGCGATTCTCGGCAACTGGCTGCGCGACGTGATCACGAAGAACCCGACGAACTTCCGCATCTTCGGTCCCGACGAGACGGCGAGCAACCGCCTGCAGGCCGTGTTCGAGGTGACCGACAAGCAGTGGGACGCCGGCACCCTGCCGATCGACAGCGACAACCACCTCGCCCGCGCCGGTCGCGTGATCGAGATGCTCAGCGAGCACCAGTGCCAGGGCTGGCTCGAGGGCTACCTGCTCACCGGACGCCACGGCATCATCAACTCGTACGAGGCGTTCATCCACATCGTCGACTCGATGTTCAACCAGCACGCCAAGTGGCTGAAGAGCTCGCGGCACATCGAATGGCGCCGCCCGGTCGCGTCGCTCAACTACCTGCTGTCGTCGCACGTCTGGCGCCAGGACCACAACGGCGCCTCGCACCAGGACCCCGGCTTCATCGATCACGTCGTGAACAAGAAGGCCGACGTCGTGCGCGTCTACCTGCCCTTCGACGCCAATACGCTGCTGTCGACCTACGACCACTGCCTGCGCAGCGTCGACTACGTGAACGTGGTGGTGGCCGGCAAGCAGCCCGCGCCCAACTGGCTCACGATGGACCAGGCGATCGACCACTGCACGCGCGGCCTCGGGCTGTTCGACTGGGCCGGCACCGAGGTGGCCGGCGAGGCTCCGGATGTTGTGCTCGCGTCGGCGGGGGATGTGCCGACACTGGAGATGCTCGCGGCCGCATCCATTCTCCGCGAGAAGGTTCCGTATCTGAAGGTGCGCGTGGTCAACGTCGTCGACCTCATGCGTCTGCAGACCGAGGGGGAGCACCCGCACGGCCTCAGTGACAAGGAATACGACGCGATCTTCACGACCGACAAGCCGGTGATCTTCGCGTACCACGGCTACCCGTGGCTCATCCACCGTCTCACCTACCGCCGTCACGGGCACAACAACCTGCATGTGCGCGGGTTCAAGGAGGAGGGCACCACCACAACGCCCTTCGACATGGTGATGCTGAACGACATCGACCGCTACAAGCTCGTGATCGACGTGCTCGACCGCGTGCCCGGCCTGGCCGAGCGGGAGGGGTCGCTGCGGCAGCAGATGCAGGACTCCCGTTCCCGCGCCCGCGCCTACACGCGCTCGCACGGCGAGGACATCCCCGAGGTGACCGAGTGGTCGTGGGGCGGCAAGTCGTCGGCGTCGGCCTTCAGCGACTCGGGCGGAGACAACGTCTAG
- the pth gene encoding aminoacyl-tRNA hydrolase, translating to MDENPWLVVGLGNPGPGYAGNRHNVGQMALDELARRIGAPFKSQKTNATVAEGRLSGQGPRVILAKPNTYMNVSGGPVAALMRFYKLEPSNLIVLHDELDIPFDSIKLKIGGGHGGHNGVRDIAAAIGSPEFVRVRIGIGRPPGRQPAADFVLKDFSSDEKKVLPNLISDAADAVEQVAGESLTAAQLRFHTASPAD from the coding sequence CTGGACGAGAACCCCTGGCTTGTAGTCGGGCTCGGTAACCCCGGGCCCGGCTACGCCGGGAATCGCCACAACGTGGGCCAGATGGCCCTCGACGAACTGGCGCGCCGTATCGGTGCGCCGTTCAAGAGCCAGAAGACCAATGCCACGGTCGCCGAGGGCAGACTGAGCGGCCAGGGGCCCCGTGTCATCCTCGCCAAACCGAACACGTACATGAACGTGTCCGGCGGCCCGGTCGCGGCGCTCATGCGTTTCTACAAGCTCGAGCCGTCGAACCTCATCGTGCTGCACGACGAGCTCGACATCCCCTTCGACTCGATCAAGCTCAAGATCGGCGGCGGTCACGGCGGCCACAACGGCGTGCGCGATATCGCCGCCGCCATCGGCAGTCCCGAATTCGTGCGCGTGCGCATCGGCATCGGACGCCCTCCCGGCCGGCAGCCGGCCGCGGACTTCGTTCTGAAAGACTTTTCGAGCGACGAGAAGAAGGTCCTGCCTAATTTGATTTCGGATGCCGCGGACGCCGTCGAGCAGGTCGCCGGCGAGAGCCTCACGGCCGCCCAGCTGCGTTTCCATACGGCCAGCCCCGCCGACTGA
- a CDS encoding FadR/GntR family transcriptional regulator codes for MSFSLHTRAVDDIGRRIVDGRLAAGTTVLADQLAIELGVGRSVIREAVRVLQSLGLVTSVKRVGIRVLPDTAWNVFDPQVVAWRVTGPGQGAQLRSLTELRTAVEPMAAELAAQHAADEQSAELLGTAARMRTVGRAGDLDAFLELDIHFHSLVLRASGNEMFTAMDGMIAAILRGRTTLGLMPSRPHEEALQWHVDVADAVQGGRQDDARTAMDRIMRRTVSEVEHVWKDVPRPGH; via the coding sequence ATGTCCTTCAGTCTCCACACTCGCGCGGTCGACGACATCGGTCGTCGCATCGTCGACGGGAGGCTCGCCGCCGGCACGACCGTGCTCGCCGACCAGCTCGCGATCGAACTCGGGGTCGGCCGTTCGGTCATCCGCGAGGCGGTGCGCGTGCTGCAGTCGCTCGGGCTCGTGACGAGCGTGAAGCGCGTCGGCATCCGCGTGCTGCCCGACACGGCGTGGAACGTCTTCGACCCGCAGGTCGTGGCGTGGCGCGTCACCGGGCCTGGCCAGGGCGCCCAGTTGCGCTCGCTCACCGAGCTGCGCACCGCGGTCGAACCGATGGCGGCAGAGCTCGCCGCCCAGCACGCCGCCGACGAGCAGTCGGCCGAGCTGCTCGGCACCGCCGCCCGCATGCGCACCGTCGGTCGGGCCGGCGACCTCGATGCCTTTCTCGAGCTCGACATCCACTTCCACTCGCTCGTGCTGCGCGCGAGCGGCAACGAGATGTTCACAGCGATGGACGGCATGATCGCCGCCATCCTGCGCGGACGTACGACGCTCGGCCTCATGCCGTCCCGCCCCCACGAGGAGGCGCTGCAGTGGCACGTCGACGTGGCCGACGCCGTGCAGGGCGGACGTCAAGACGACGCGCGCACCGCGATGGACCGCATCATGCGGCGCACCGTGTCCGAGGTCGAACACGTCTGGAAAGACGTGCCACGCCCCGGACACTAG
- a CDS encoding L-idonate 5-dehydrogenase encodes MNETNLAVVAHGKDDLRVDELAAPTPAPDEAVIRIAYGGICGSDLHYWTHGAAGESILREPMILGHEVVGTVQAAAADGSGPAVGTPVAVHPATPKPVEGVRYPESRPNLAPGSTYLGSAAHHPHTEGAFATFVALPTRMLRTLPAGLSLRGAALAEPASVAWHAVSRAGDVAGKSVLVVGTGPIGALVIAVLKRAGASSITAVDLHETPLRIARELGATDTILATEVDAIAAVQADIAIESSGNYRGLASAVRGVARGGRVVMVGLLPSGEQPALISLAITRELELVGSFRFADEIDDVLAALADGTLTVDPIVTHEFAASEALEAFSVALDASVSGKVLLRF; translated from the coding sequence ATGAACGAAACGAATCTCGCGGTGGTCGCGCACGGCAAGGACGACCTGCGCGTCGACGAGCTGGCCGCGCCGACGCCGGCTCCGGATGAAGCGGTGATCCGTATCGCGTACGGGGGCATCTGCGGTTCCGACCTGCACTACTGGACGCACGGCGCCGCGGGGGAGTCGATCCTGCGCGAACCGATGATCCTCGGGCACGAGGTGGTCGGTACGGTGCAAGCTGCGGCGGCCGACGGCTCGGGCCCCGCCGTCGGGACGCCGGTGGCCGTCCACCCGGCCACGCCGAAGCCCGTCGAGGGCGTGCGGTACCCGGAGTCCCGGCCGAACCTCGCCCCCGGCTCCACCTATCTCGGCAGTGCGGCGCACCACCCGCACACCGAGGGCGCCTTCGCCACGTTCGTGGCGCTGCCTACCCGCATGCTGCGCACCCTGCCGGCCGGCCTGTCGTTGCGGGGGGCGGCGCTCGCCGAACCGGCGAGCGTGGCCTGGCACGCCGTCTCCCGGGCCGGCGACGTCGCCGGTAAGTCGGTGCTCGTCGTCGGCACCGGCCCGATCGGGGCGCTCGTGATCGCCGTGCTCAAGCGCGCCGGAGCGAGCAGCATCACCGCCGTCGACCTGCACGAGACCCCGTTGCGTATCGCCCGCGAGCTCGGGGCGACCGACACCATACTCGCCACCGAGGTCGACGCGATCGCCGCCGTGCAGGCGGACATCGCTATCGAATCCTCGGGCAACTACCGCGGCCTCGCCTCGGCCGTGCGGGGTGTCGCCCGCGGGGGTCGCGTCGTGATGGTCGGCCTGTTGCCGTCCGGCGAGCAGCCCGCGCTGATCAGCCTCGCCATCACTCGCGAACTCGAGCTCGTCGGGTCGTTCCGTTTCGCCGACGAGATCGACGACGTGCTCGCGGCCCTGGCCGACGGGACGCTCACCGTCGATCCCATCGTGACGCACGAGTTCGCAGCATCCGAAGCCCTCGAAGCGTTCTCGGTGGCGCTCGACGCGTCGGTCAGCGGAAAAGTACTGCTGCGGTTCTGA